A portion of the Cellulophaga algicola DSM 14237 genome contains these proteins:
- a CDS encoding alpha/beta hydrolase → MKTYFTALLIFLFGFSLSFSQTRYKDDIFSDVRSRTLVYADTLKLDFYDVKKDREQLKPLVILVHGGGFVAGQRNGGDEKGLSKALAKKGYAVASIDYRLSLRKKSFGCDCRTSLKMKTYLETVADLNKSIWYLTNYSKSFNIDPNNVILIGSSAGAEMVLNAVIMRNHYLFKTIYYSDAKIKGIVSFAGATLNNDYLTKENAVPMLFFHGKLDTRVPYALAAHHDCEVRSDGYVLLDGPKIITQKLKDLNQSFSLHVDLDGGHNWAQWGYNYEDIITKFLYENILNGAKIQTIETIATPISKK, encoded by the coding sequence ATGAAGACATACTTTACTGCTTTACTTATTTTTCTATTTGGCTTTAGTCTCAGTTTTAGCCAGACAAGGTATAAAGACGATATATTTTCTGACGTTAGATCACGAACGCTTGTGTATGCAGATACATTAAAGTTAGATTTTTATGATGTTAAAAAAGACCGTGAGCAATTAAAACCGCTTGTTATTCTAGTACATGGTGGTGGGTTTGTTGCAGGCCAAAGAAATGGTGGTGATGAAAAAGGTTTGAGTAAGGCCCTAGCAAAAAAAGGATATGCTGTGGCATCTATTGACTACCGCCTATCTTTAAGAAAAAAATCTTTTGGATGTGATTGCCGCACTTCTCTAAAAATGAAAACCTATTTAGAAACTGTTGCAGACCTAAATAAATCTATCTGGTATTTAACCAATTATTCTAAAAGCTTTAATATAGACCCAAATAATGTAATTCTTATTGGGAGTAGTGCAGGTGCAGAAATGGTTTTAAATGCTGTTATTATGAGAAATCATTATTTATTTAAAACTATTTATTATAGCGATGCAAAGATTAAAGGTATTGTGAGTTTTGCTGGTGCCACTTTAAACAATGACTATTTGACCAAAGAAAATGCAGTTCCTATGTTATTTTTTCATGGCAAATTAGACACCAGAGTCCCTTATGCTCTAGCTGCCCATCATGACTGTGAAGTACGTTCTGATGGTTATGTATTGCTTGATGGCCCTAAAATCATTACTCAAAAGCTAAAAGATCTCAACCAATCCTTTTCACTCCATGTAGATTTAGATGGCGGCCATAATTGGGCACAATGGGGTTACAATTACGAAGATATTATCACTAAATTTTTGTACGAAAACATTTTGAACGGGGCAAAAATTCAAACTATAGAAACCATTGCCACTCCTATTTCTAAAAAATAA
- a CDS encoding M90 family metallopeptidase has product MPYSIAWLLPMLFFGYMIWRIWIKKKNFKLKIFPDVWKKILNEKVQFYSELDPANKLKFEADVLYFLNTVTITGVKIKIEESDRLLVASSAVIPLFGFPELRYRNINEVLLYKDSFNEDHQTEGEKRNILGKVGSGDMNRLMILSLPALRAGFAIKDSKNNVGIHEFVHLIDKADGAVDGIPESIMSQQYVLPWLNLMHQEIEKIKENDSDINPYGATSQIEFLSVVSEYFFNQPEKFKEKHPELYGLLAKIFAQDSA; this is encoded by the coding sequence ATGCCATATTCAATTGCTTGGTTACTCCCTATGCTTTTTTTTGGGTATATGATTTGGAGGATTTGGATAAAGAAAAAGAATTTTAAACTCAAAATTTTTCCTGATGTATGGAAAAAAATATTGAATGAAAAAGTTCAATTTTATAGCGAATTAGACCCCGCTAACAAGTTAAAATTTGAAGCCGATGTACTTTATTTTTTAAATACGGTGACTATAACAGGGGTGAAAATTAAAATTGAAGAAAGTGATCGTTTGTTGGTTGCTTCTAGTGCTGTTATTCCGCTTTTTGGTTTTCCAGAATTGCGGTATAGGAATATTAATGAAGTGCTATTATATAAAGACTCTTTTAATGAAGACCACCAAACTGAGGGAGAGAAACGCAACATTTTAGGCAAAGTTGGTTCTGGTGATATGAACCGGTTAATGATTCTTTCTTTGCCGGCATTGCGTGCAGGTTTTGCTATTAAGGACAGTAAAAATAATGTGGGAATCCATGAGTTTGTTCACCTGATTGATAAGGCAGATGGTGCCGTAGACGGTATTCCAGAAAGCATTATGAGCCAACAGTATGTGCTCCCATGGTTGAATCTAATGCATCAAGAAATTGAAAAAATTAAAGAAAATGACTCTGATATAAACCCTTATGGTGCTACCAGTCAGATAGAATTTTTGAGTGTAGTAAGTGAGTACTTCTTTAATCAACCTGAAAAATTCAAAGAAAAGCATCCTGAATTATATGGCTTGTTAGCCAAAATATTTGCACAAGATAGTGCGTAG